The sequence below is a genomic window from Bacillota bacterium.
TTGGAGCGGCTTGAGGAGTTTGGATTCTGCCGGGACGATGTCGACACCGCCACTCTGTACCGGACCTTGAGGCGGCTGGAGGAAGAAGGGGCGGTGGTCTCAGAGTGGGAGGCGGGAGAGCAGGGCCCAGCCCGCCGCAAGTACACCATGACTGATGAAGGACGCGAGCTGCTTCGGGAGTGGGCTTCCATTGCGAGAGAGAGGGTGCGCAGGTTAGGGTTGTTCCTCAAAGGTTATGAGGGGTCGGTCGAGGCCGAAGCCGAGGGGGAGTGAACACGGTGTACGCGATTGTGATGTGGGGACTCAT
It includes:
- a CDS encoding helix-turn-helix transcriptional regulator, giving the protein MDRFMEPCILLLVAREPSHGYELLERLEEFGFCRDDVDTATLYRTLRRLEEEGAVVSEWEAGEQGPARRKYTMTDEGRELLREWASIARERVRRLGLFLKGYEGSVEAEAEGE